The Branchiostoma floridae strain S238N-H82 chromosome 8, Bfl_VNyyK, whole genome shotgun sequence genome has a segment encoding these proteins:
- the LOC118420402 gene encoding uncharacterized protein LOC118420402 has protein sequence MLKDQYTCNPKQKMAAPGANASTIPAKEDPTRRRIVHGTTPIARPEALGTGNQRLGPIKDLKKYNEHETLSQGYLNASLLSANASQLQIVIQSGFPGPMFYVQLVLLLISIVLQVVHGILLLRKYQINIETANDNDPSDDEKDSQRAHRYNNWAMVVSIIIMAVNILISTFGASLVGATKAKTA, from the exons ATGTTGAAAGACCAGTACACCTGCAACCCAAAACAAAAGATGGCGGCACCGGGAGCAAACGCGTCCACCATTCCG GCAAAAGAAGACCCTACCAGAAGGCGAATAGTTCATGGTACAACTCCGATCGCGAGGCCAGAG GCACTAGGTACAGGCAATCAGAGACTGGGACCGATCAAAGACTTGAAGAAGTACAATGAACACGAGACTTTGTCTCAGGGCTATCTGAACGCGTCTCTGCTGTCAGCAAACGCCTCTCAG CTTCAGATCGTGATCCAGTCAGGATTTCCCGGCCCCATGTTCTATGTACAGTTGGTGCTGCTGCTGATCTCCATCGTCCTGCAAGTGGTACATGGTATACTGTTACTCCGCAAGTATCAG attaacaTAGAGACAGCCAACGACAACGATCCCAGTGACGACGAAAAAGACAGCCAGCGGGCCCACAGATACAACAACTGGGCAATGGTGGTctctatcatcatcatggcgGTCAACATACTCATTTCCACATTTGGGGCCTCCTTGGTCGGTGCAACCAAGGCCAAGACCGCATGA